From Proteiniborus sp. MB09-C3, the proteins below share one genomic window:
- a CDS encoding ABC transporter ATP-binding protein: MNIVETNNLKKYYGKEPNRTKALDGVSLSISKGSFTAIVGTSGSGKTTLLNMLGGLDTPTEGTVIIGERQIQSMNDEQLTIFRRRNIGFVFQNYNLVPILNIYENIMLPSDLDGDMVDKSYFERIVDLLGLREKLYNMPNQLSGGQQQRVAIARALVGKPTILLADEPTGNLDSKSSGNVMEILKQANLSFGQTIVMITHNELLAQMADTVIRIEDGRIAESR; this comes from the coding sequence ATGAATATTGTTGAAACCAACAACTTAAAAAAATACTATGGCAAAGAGCCTAATAGGACAAAAGCGCTGGATGGTGTTTCTCTGTCCATCAGCAAGGGTAGCTTTACGGCTATTGTCGGCACAAGCGGCAGCGGGAAAACTACGCTGCTGAATATGCTTGGGGGCTTGGACACACCAACAGAGGGAACCGTAATCATTGGTGAAAGACAAATCCAGTCTATGAACGACGAGCAGCTTACTATTTTCAGGCGTAGAAACATCGGTTTTGTATTTCAGAACTACAATCTTGTGCCGATTCTCAACATCTATGAGAACATCATGCTTCCGTCTGATTTGGATGGTGACATGGTTGATAAAAGCTATTTTGAAAGGATTGTTGACTTGCTTGGATTAAGAGAAAAGCTCTACAATATGCCGAATCAGCTTTCAGGCGGTCAGCAGCAGCGTGTCGCTATCGCCCGTGCCCTTGTGGGGAAACCGACTATCCTTTTAGCTGACGAGCCGACGGGCAACCTTGATAGCAAGTCCAGCGGGAACGTTATGGAAATCTTGAAGCAAGCTAATCTCTCGTTTGGACAGACAATTGTGATGATTACGCATAATGAATTACTTGCGCAAATGGCAGATACCGTCATAAGGATAGAGGACGGGCGCATTGCCGAAAGCAGGTGA